The Cytobacillus oceanisediminis genomic interval GCAATCCCCACTTTCAATAATATATTACTTACTAGAAGGTAAGTTTCATTTTTTAAATCCAGCAAAAGTGTTTTTATAAACATAGAAATACATCTCATATTTTCTTTACGATATTGAAGTATTCTTCCAATGTCCATTTCTTTTCATAAATTACTTTTGCAGCCTCGGAACCGACATAGCGGAAATGCCAGGGTTCATATTGGTATCCAGTGATGGTTTCCTTTCCTTTGGGATATCGGAGAATAAAGCCGTAGCGGTGTGCATTTTCAGCCAGCCACTTTCCTTCGTTTGTTTCTCCAAATTTCTCTGATAGTTCCAAATTGGCGCTTCTGCTTGAGATATCCATCGATAGGCCTGTCTGATGTTCACTGCTGCCTGGAATCGCAACAGCTTGGACAGCTTTTTCTTTCCCAGCTCTTTTCACCTCTGCTTCAAACACTTGAGACTGCCGCGCATAAGAGCGGTAGCCGGAAACGGCAAACAGCTCTGCTCCTTCCTTTAATGCTTCTGCAAAAAGAGTTTCCAGAGCCTTGGCAGCATCCTGGCGCATATAGCTTTTTTCCACATCTAATTTTCCAAATGAAAAGGCAACTTCAGGAATCACCAATTGCAGCGGTTCATAGCTTTCTGGGAGACTGAATTGTTTATTCACAAGAACCAGTACATTCTCGGGATTCTGAATGACATTACGGTCATTGACCACTTTAACTTCATTGAAATAGGAAGCTTCCAATGAAAGGGGATCCTTTTCGGCAGACATTTCGTTTTTGCTTTCCGTGCCTTCATTCTGTGAAGCACCTTCTTTATCTACTTCACTTCCGTCGGGAACAGCTTCTTTCTCCGAATTGCCCTCCAAACTTTTCTCCTCTTGCAGTAAAGGGATTTTGTCTGTTAGCTGCTTAACTTTATCCTTATATCGATCGAGCTGGCTGCAGCCAGAGAGAAGGAAAGCTAGTGTTCCTGCGAAAATTAGTATCTTTATCAATTACAGTCACCCCCTTTGTCAAAAACCAACCTATAAAAATGAAGCATATTTTTTACTTACTAGAAGGTAAGTATTTCTCTTTAAAAAAACCGTTACTACGGTTTTGTTAAGAAACGATTTAACTGATTTAGTACTTCGACTAATACCTCATCACCCAGAACACGTCTGTATAATAATGCTCCCTTAACACTTGATAATATCGTTACCGCTAACTGATGGGCATCTTCAGAGCTATTTATGATATTTGCCGTTTGTGCCTCCGCTACTAATTCTTTCATTACCTTGAGTTCCAGTCTGCTGACTTCCTCAATCTTTTCTTGTACAGCAGAAGGCAAAGATTCATAATCCGTCTGCAGCGAAGAAATCGGACAAATTTCATTACACTCGAATCTTTGAGCTTGCTGTTCAATGAACTGCTTCAGCTTCTCTTCAGCGGACACCGGCGAATTTTTAATTAACATCAAAGATTCCTGAAGTCTCAATAAAATACGTTCTGTAACTGCGACTCCTAAATCCTCCTTCTTCTCGAAGTGATAGTGAATACTTGCTTTGGTCACCCCAAGCTGTTTAGAAATGTCATCATAGCTGAAGGCTACATACCCTTTTTGCTGGATCAATTTAATGGCTAAGTCTACAATCTGTTTTTTTCTGTTTTCCATGCCCCAATAGTAACTTACTAATAGGTAAGTGTCAAGATGAAGGGTCAAGAGTCAAAATTCAAATAAAATCTCTCTCTTCATTGTTGTTTTGCTTCAGAGCCAGTTGAAGAATCCTTTAATTTTTAATTTTCCTTTAAACTTAATTGACTGTTATCGAAAAGGAAAAGGATCTTCGGTTAATGATCCTATAGGTGCTTGTTCAACTATAGCGCCCTATAATAGATGACATGTAAATAATTAATAATTATCTGTGTCATATTAAAATGTAAAGTTCCCTATATGAGGTGATATTATGGAATATGCATTTCAAATATTAAAAGTCCTAGGACGAATTGTTACCATTTTGCCACTAGCACTATTTGCAACACTTTATATGGGAAAACGCTCCATAGGTGAATTGCCGGTATTTGATTTTTTAGTCATTTTAACCTTGGGTGCAGTAGTTGGTGCTGATATTGCAGACCCAAAGATTAATCATATATATACAGCGATTGCCATTATTGCAATAGCTTTACTGCAGAAATTAATTGCAACCTGGAAAATCAAAAATCGTAAAATAGGCCGTTTGTTAACATTTGAACCTACAATTGTCATTTATCAAGGACAATTTTTAGTGAACAAAATGAAAAAAATACAATATTCGATTGATACCATTTTACAGATGTTAAGAGAACATCAAATTTTCAATGTAAAGGATGTTGAATTAGCTATAGTTGAAGCAAATGGAAATCTATCTGTTAAAATGTATCCTGAAAAGGAAGCTGCACGAGTCGAACATATTCATCCTCAACCGAATATTTTTAATAAGGGCATTGATGTACCAGTTGTTATTGATGGAGAGATATATGAAAAAGTCCTGCACTCAAGAAATTTAAATGAATCATGGCTTTATGAGGAATTAGAAAGAAAAAATATTTTCGATGTAAAGGATGTCTTTTATGCAGCTGTTAACGATATGAATGAACTATATGTATGCATAAAAACCACAAATAATCTTCAAAACCTTCCGCCTATTCAACATTAGAAAAGGAAGGTTTTGAAGTTTTATATTTCTAATTTAACCCTAACTATTATTTAGCCTCTTTTTCAATATAAGGGCCATTTACATGAAGAAAGTGCATCTCTTATTCAAGAAAAGCGCCCTTTCATGAATTACTAAAATGGCCTTAAATTTTTCACTTTTCATTCGAAGACGGTCACAAATACCCCATCCATATTGTTGCCTGAAATCTCATAATAGCTATCGTCCGGTACGTTAATCGTCCTCGATTGAGGTATCGGGTAATAAGTAATCGTGTATTTTTCCCCATTCATATTCACAGAGATTTGTTTTTCTTCTTTTAGATAATCTAAGTATTCCTCTAAAGCAAATTTTTTTTCCTTCATAATCGCACTATGCGGCAGGCCAACATAGCGGATATGCCAGGGTTCATATTGAATTCCTGTTACGTCTGTCTTGTCCTTTGGATAACGCAGGATGAACCCGTATTTCCAGGCATTTTCTTCGATCCACTTTCCTTCAGGTGCATCGGCCATTTTCATTTGAGTAGATCCTACATCAAGCGATAAGCCCAAATTATGCTCGCTATAGCCTGCTGGCAAGGCATAGTCAGAACCCATCTCCTGATAAAGCACACTTTGTTCTTCAAAGCCTCGAAAGCCGCTGGTAATAGAGAAATTTCGAACTCCTTCTGTTTCTGCAGCATCGATCATCTCTGAAAATTCACGTGCAACGTCCTCTGACAGAAATATTTCGCTGTTTAACAAGCCATATCCCCTTGTCCGTTCACTTTGCTCAGATAGATTGATGACATCTGATTTAATACTTTCCGGGTGAACCGGATATTTATTATTAACCAAAAGCAAATTTCCTTGATAGATTTGTTCTTCTGCTATCTCTTTTTGGCTATGTTCAGAGGTCCTTCCATCCTCATTGTCATTTTCAAGTTGATCATCATTTTGTATTTTTACTTTTGGTTCAAAAAAAGAGTCCACATTTACGAATGTTAACCCCAGGCAAACTAATAGTAAAAAACCCCACTTCTTCATTTTTCAGCTTCCTCCTTATTCTTCCTTGCTTAAAGAATAGGAAAAACTATTTAAAAAAAGAGTAGGGTAAATTTTAAATTTTTCTTAAAACCTGTACTAACAGCTAATCTTCAATCATTATTTCACTTTCCTTTGGCAGGCGAACCTCAAAGATTGTCCTGATGACATTGCTCTCAACCGTAATGGTACCATTATGCTGTTCCAGAATATTCTTCGCTATGAACAGGCCAAGACCGGTGCTTTCTTCCTGATGCGTTCGTGATTTGTCACCGGTATAGAACATATCAAAGAGATGCGGGAGTTCCTCCGGAGGAATGCTGTCTCCATAATTCACCACTTGAACGACCACTTCATCCCCATCAATTGTGCCGTTAATATCGACATACTGGCCTTCATTTCCATAACGGATGGCATTCGTTAGTAGATTTTCAAACACACGTGCTATCAATTCACCATCACCTAAAATGGGCAAATGGGGTGTGCTATCCATACGGGCAGCCAAATGATTCTTTTTGAATGCAGGATACAGTTCTTCCTTTAATTGATTAAGCAGGTCCGTTAAATTTAGTCTCTTTCTTTCAACTGGAAGCATGCCATAATTCATTCTGGTTATTTCGAATAATTCATCAATCAGCCTTTCTAAACGCTGAGATTTCGTAAAGGCAATGGTCAAAAAATGCCTGACTTGTTCTTCGGTCAAGCTCTCATCCTTAAGGATCAAATCCAAATAGCCTAAAACAGAGGTAAGCGGAGTCCGCAAATCATGAGCCAGATTTACGACCAATTGATCCTTGCTGCTTTCCGAAAAATCTCCTCTTTCTACAGCTTGTTTCAATTTTTCACTTGCCAGATTAATATCATGGGCAATATCCCGAAATTCATCATTTGACTCTATTTGAACTTGATGTGAAAAGTCGCCCTGGGAGAGATGATGAATTCCGGTTGAAATCTCGTTAAAATAGCTGGAATATCGCTTCGTGAGTAAATAAAAGAACATGAACGAAAGCGGGATAAACAGCAGTAAAAAGAAGTTAATGTCGCCAAATTGTTTCATGATTTTCCGATAAAATTCCAGCCGGTCACCAAACTGGGCATTCGCGTGATAATAGAATTGAAGTGATTTAAAGACTATAAACGTTATAAGTCCAGAAAAAATCATACTTAAACCAAATAAAAGCACCATTTTTGAACGAAAGCTGCGCACCATTTTATCCATTAAAGGAATACCCGAC includes:
- a CDS encoding M15 family metallopeptidase, giving the protein MIKILIFAGTLAFLLSGCSQLDRYKDKVKQLTDKIPLLQEEKSLEGNSEKEAVPDGSEVDKEGASQNEGTESKNEMSAEKDPLSLEASYFNEVKVVNDRNVIQNPENVLVLVNKQFSLPESYEPLQLVIPEVAFSFGKLDVEKSYMRQDAAKALETLFAEALKEGAELFAVSGYRSYARQSQVFEAEVKRAGKEKAVQAVAIPGSSEHQTGLSMDISSRSANLELSEKFGETNEGKWLAENAHRYGFILRYPKGKETITGYQYEPWHFRYVGSEAAKVIYEKKWTLEEYFNIVKKI
- a CDS encoding TetR/AcrR family transcriptional regulator, which codes for MENRKKQIVDLAIKLIQQKGYVAFSYDDISKQLGVTKASIHYHFEKKEDLGVAVTERILLRLQESLMLIKNSPVSAEEKLKQFIEQQAQRFECNEICPISSLQTDYESLPSAVQEKIEEVSRLELKVMKELVAEAQTANIINSSEDAHQLAVTILSSVKGALLYRRVLGDEVLVEVLNQLNRFLTKP
- a CDS encoding DUF421 domain-containing protein; its protein translation is MEYAFQILKVLGRIVTILPLALFATLYMGKRSIGELPVFDFLVILTLGAVVGADIADPKINHIYTAIAIIAIALLQKLIATWKIKNRKIGRLLTFEPTIVIYQGQFLVNKMKKIQYSIDTILQMLREHQIFNVKDVELAIVEANGNLSVKMYPEKEAARVEHIHPQPNIFNKGIDVPVVIDGEIYEKVLHSRNLNESWLYEELERKNIFDVKDVFYAAVNDMNELYVCIKTTNNLQNLPPIQH
- the vanY gene encoding VanY-A/VanY-F/VanY-M family D-Ala-D-Ala carboxypeptidase, whose amino-acid sequence is MKKWGFLLLVCLGLTFVNVDSFFEPKVKIQNDDQLENDNEDGRTSEHSQKEIAEEQIYQGNLLLVNNKYPVHPESIKSDVINLSEQSERTRGYGLLNSEIFLSEDVAREFSEMIDAAETEGVRNFSITSGFRGFEEQSVLYQEMGSDYALPAGYSEHNLGLSLDVGSTQMKMADAPEGKWIEENAWKYGFILRYPKDKTDVTGIQYEPWHIRYVGLPHSAIMKEKKFALEEYLDYLKEEKQISVNMNGEKYTITYYPIPQSRTINVPDDSYYEISGNNMDGVFVTVFE
- a CDS encoding sensor histidine kinase, whose amino-acid sequence is MDKMVRSFRSKMVLLFGLSMIFSGLITFIVFKSLQFYYHANAQFGDRLEFYRKIMKQFGDINFFLLLFIPLSFMFFYLLTKRYSSYFNEISTGIHHLSQGDFSHQVQIESNDEFRDIAHDINLASEKLKQAVERGDFSESSKDQLVVNLAHDLRTPLTSVLGYLDLILKDESLTEEQVRHFLTIAFTKSQRLERLIDELFEITRMNYGMLPVERKRLNLTDLLNQLKEELYPAFKKNHLAARMDSTPHLPILGDGELIARVFENLLTNAIRYGNEGQYVDINGTIDGDEVVVQVVNYGDSIPPEELPHLFDMFYTGDKSRTHQEESTGLGLFIAKNILEQHNGTITVESNVIRTIFEVRLPKESEIMIED